The Jiangella sp. DSM 45060 genome contains the following window.
ATGCTCACAGGACGTCGGTCTCCTGCGGTCGCAGTGTGACGCCGACGCCCGGCTCGGCGCCGGCCTCGCGCAGGGAGGCGGCGACGGCGTCGGCGTCGGCGTCGGCGGGGAGGTCGACCTCGGCGACGGCGACGTAGAGGTCGCCGGTGAGGCGGGTCGTGAGGTCGGTGATGTTGCCGCCGGCCGCTGCCAGCACGCCCGTCACGGCGGACACGATGCCGGGACGGTCGCCGCCGTGGACGGTGAGCACGTACGGGCGCAGCGACCGCGACCCGGCGGCGTCCTCGTCGGGCACGGCGGCGGCCGACACCTGGAGCCGTCCGTCGGCGGCCAGCGGGGCCAGAGCCTCGCGCACCTGCTCGGGCGACCGGTCGCCGGAGCAGATCAGCATCATGGCGAAGTGACCGCGCAGCAGGGTCATGGTGGAGTCTTCGAGATTCAGGCCCAGACCGGCGAGTCCGGCGGTGGCGTCGGCGATGATGCCGGGACGGTCGTGTCCGATGACGGTGACGGCGATGAGGCTCACAGGCTCCATCCAACCGGACGCACCAGGGGGAGGTCACCTCGGCCGTCGCGATGTGGGCGCACCGCCAGCACCTGGTCGACGCCGATGCGGGCGGCGTCGAAGGAGACGGCCGACGCCGCCATGTAGAGGCGCCACACCCGCGACCGTCCCTCACCGGCCAGCTCGACGGCGCGGTGCCAGCCGCGTTCCAGGTTCGCCACCCACGCGCGCAGCGTCAACGCGTAGTGCTCGCGCAACGCCTGCACGTCGCGGACCTCGAACCCGCCCGCCTCCAGGCGGCCGACGACGTCGCCGATCGGCATCAGCTCGCCGTCGGGAAAGACGTACGCGTCGATGAAGGTGCGCCGCGGCCGCGCCAGCCCGCCCGCACGCGGCCGCCCGGACCGCACGATCTGGTGGTTGAGCAGCCGTCCGCCGGGCCGCAACAGGCTGTACAGCCGGGTCGCGTACTCGGGCCACGTCGCCGCGCCGAGGTGCTCGGCCATGCCGACGCTGGCGATGGCGTCGAACGGGCCGTCGGCGACGTCGCGCCAGTCCTGAACGCGGATCTCGACGGCGTCGGACAGCCCGGCGTCGGCGACCCGCTGCTTGGCGTACTCGGCCTGCGGCACCGACAGCGTGACGCCGACCGCCTCGACGCCGTGGTGCTCGGCGGCGTGCTGGACGAGCGAGCCCCAGCCGGAGCCGACGTCGAGCAGCCGCATGCCGGCGCGCAGCCCCAGCTTCTGGCAGATCAGCTCGTTCTTGGCCCGCTGGGCGTCCTCGAGCGTGGCGTCGTCGGCCCAGTAGGCGCACGAGTAGGTCATCGACGGGCCGAGGACCAGCTCGTAGAAGTCGTTGCCGACGTCGTAGTGGTGGCTGATGGCGGCTCGGTCGCGACGCCTGGAGTGTCGGTCGCCGGCCAGCACGACCTCCTCGGGCGGCGGCTTCAGCGGCGGACCGACGGCACCGAGGACGACGGCCAGCCGGATGACCTCGGCGCGGTCGGCGGCGGTGAACCGGCCACGGCCGCCCAGCTCCCGCAGCGTGTCGTCGAGGCTGGTCAGCGCGGCGTCGAGGTCACCCTCGACGTCGATCTCGCCGGCCACCCACGCCCGCGCGAGGCCGATCTCGTCGGGCTGCCAGAGCAACCGGCGCAGCGCCCTGCGGGACCGGATGACCAGCACCGGGCCGTCGGCGGGCCCGGCGTGCGCGCCGTCCCACGTGCGGATGCCCAGCGGCAACGGCCGTCCCAGCAGCCGCTCGACCAGTCCGGCGATGCGTCCCGCCGCTCCCCCAGTGGACATGGCGACCTCCCTGTCCCTACCTCTCCCGCCACGCTAGCGAGACGGCAGGGCCGCTGCCACGGCTTTCGGCCGGGGCAGCCCACGGCAGGCGGGTGCTGTGCGCGGTGGCTCAGCCGCGCGGCAGCCGTCCGCCCGCCGTGGTGGCCTTCTCCTCCGGGCGCCGTTCCTTCGACGGCGCGGGCCGGCCGGCTCGCGGCGTCGGCGGCAGCGCGGCCCGGCGGAAGTCCTCGCGTGGCATCCGCATGCGGCCGAGGGTCACGACCTCGCGCTTGAACAGCAGCGCCAGGGTCCAGTCGACGACCACGCGGGCCTTGCGGTTGAACGTCGGCATCTTGCTCATGTGGTAGGTGCGGTGCATGAACCAGGCCGCGAAGCCGCGCACCTTGATGCCGTAGGTGTGCGCGACGCCCTTGTAGAGCCCGAGGCTGGCGACCGAGCCGATGTACTTGTGCTTGTACGGCTTCGGCACCCCGCCCTCGAGGTCGGCGACGATGTTCTTGGCCAGCAGCTTCGCCTGCCGCACCGCGTGCTGGGCGTTGGGCGCCGTCCAGACGTTCGGCTCACCGGCGGTGAGGTCGGGGATCGCGGCGTTGTCGCCGGCCGCCCATGCGTCGTGGAGGCCGTCGATGCGCATCTCCGGCAGGCAGCGGACCCGCCCCTTCTCGTCCAGCGGCAGGTCGGTGTCGGCGAGGACGGGGTTGGCCTTGACCCCCGCCGTCCACACGATGGTGTCGGCGTCGAACGGCCGGCCCTTGGACAGCACGACGTGGCCGTCGACGCACGACTCCAGCAGCGTCTCGAGGCGGACCTCGATGTCGCGCTTGCTCAGCTCGACGACGGTGTACTCGCCCATCTCCGGCCCGACCTCGGGCAGGATGCGCCCGGCCGCCTCGACCAGCACCCAGCGCATGTCGCTGGGCTGCAGCTGCGGGTAGTAGCGCAGCGCGTAGCGGGCCATGTCCTCCAGCTCGCCGAGCGCCTCGACGCCGGCGAACCCGCCGCCGACGAAGACGAACGTCAGCGCCCGCTTGCGCACCTCCGGATCGGTGGTGGACGCCGCGACGTCGAGGCGGTCGAGGACGTGGTTGCGCAGGGCGATGGCCTCTTCGATCTGCTTGAAGCCGATGCCGGCCTCGGCGAGGCCCGGGATCGGCAGCGTCCGCGAGATCGACCCGAGCGCGACGACGAGGATGTCGTAGCCCAGCTCGTAGTCGTCGCCGATCTCGGGCTTGACGGTGACGCTCTTGGTGGCGTGGCTGATGGACGTGACCTCGCCGGTGATGACGTCACAGCGCTTCAGCACCCGCCGCAGCGGCACGACGACGTGCCTCGGCTCCAGCGACCCGGCCGCCGCCTCAGGCAGGAACGGCTGGTAGGTCATGTAGGAGCGCGGGTCGATGACGGTGATGCGGGCCTGGCTGCGCTTGAGGGCGCGCTGCAGCCCGAACGCGGTGTACATGCCCACGTACCCGCCACCGACGATGAGGATGTGCGGGGTTCCGGTGCGTCCGACTCTCCCGTTCATGCCTCCAGACTAGGGGCTTGTGAATGCGTTCACAAGCCCTTCGACGGTGCGCTCGCCCACACCCGCGGCGTCTCGGACCGAAAGCTGTGCCCCAGCTCGTCGCCGAGGCCGAAGTAGTGCCGGAAGTTGTAGATCAGCGGGCTCCACCGCGCCGGGTCGACGTGCTGCGTGCCGGGCACGACGATGTCCGGTCTTGCGTGCACTCGCAGGACCCCGGCCTCGACCACGATGAACTCGCCGCCAGTGTCGGGGCGCACCGCCGCGGCCGTCGCCTCGAACCGCACCGGGCACTCGGCCACCATCGGCGGGCGGACGAGGTCGGACGGCGCGGGCGTCAGGCCGGCGGCCGCGAACTTGTCCGGCTCGTAGCGGTGCCTGGGCTTGCTCGCCGGCACCGGGTCGCGGCCGGTCAACGGGGCCAGCCGCTCGACCGCCGGCCACAGGTCCGGGCTCGGGAAGTTGATCGTCAGCTCCGGCCGGACGGCGAGATTGGCCGCCGTCTGCCCCTCCGTGCCCAGCCCGAGCACCACGACCTGGCCGAGCGCCCACGCCGACGACATCGGCGCCAGATTGGCCGAGCCGTCCGGATTCTCGGTGACCAGCAGCGCCACCGGGGTGCCGACGTACAGGATGCTCGGGGTGATCGTCACGTGCTCCATGCCCGCCGACGCTAGGGCGGCGACGGTTCGGCGCCGGCCGAAGCGTCGCGGGGCGATGATGGTGGACATGAGGGATACCGCTGTGGCGGGCGCGGGCGGCCCGGGCGCGGCCGTTGCCGGCTCGGGCGCGGCCCTGGCCGGGCTGGCCGGGCTGCTCGCCGACCGCACCCGCGCGACGATCTGCCTGGCGCTCATGGACGGCCGGGCGTGGACCGCGTCCGAGCTCGCCCGCGCCGCCGGCGTCGCCGCGTCGACGGCGACCGAGCACCTCAACCTGCTCGTGTCCGGCGGACTGCTCACCGAGGTACGGCAGGGCCGGCACCGCTACCTCCGGCTGGCCGACGACGCCGCCGAGCTCGTCGAATTGCTGGCCGCGGCTGCCCCGGCGGAGGCCGCGGCGGGGCCGGGGCCGGGGTCGGGGCCGCCGGTGCGGTCGCTGACGGCGGCACATCGGCGTCGCGCGCTGGCCGCCGCCCGCACCTGCTACGACCACCTGGCCGGCGCGCTCGGCGTCGCGGTGACGGACGCGATGACGGCGCGCGGCCTGATCTCCTGGGACCGCGGCCTCACCCTCACCGACGACGGCGACCGCTGGCTGTCCACCCTGGCCAGCCCCTGGCCCCCGGCGTCGCGCCGTCCGCTGGTGCGGTCGTGCCTGGACTGGACCGAGCGCCGGCCACACCTCGCCGGAGCGGCCGGCGCGGCCCTCTGCTCCCACGCCGTCGACGCCGGCTGGGTGGTGCGGTCGCGCCGATCCCGTGCGCTGCGGATCACCGACCTGGGCCGGGCCGCGCTGCGCGATCAGCTCGGGGTGGCGCTGCCGTCCGCCGGTGCACTCACGACGACCAGTTCGGCGGACGTTGTCGGTGCCCGCCCATAGGGTGGGAAGCCCTCCCAGCCGGGCGGGGACCAGACCCCACTGCGGCGAACGGTCAACGCGGACAGGCGAGAGATCTCTCACCGCGGTTGTCGATTTTCGCCGGTGCCCGCGTGACGGA
Protein-coding sequences here:
- a CDS encoding flavin reductase family protein; its protein translation is MEHVTITPSILYVGTPVALLVTENPDGSANLAPMSSAWALGQVVVLGLGTEGQTAANLAVRPELTINFPSPDLWPAVERLAPLTGRDPVPASKPRHRYEPDKFAAAGLTPAPSDLVRPPMVAECPVRFEATAAAVRPDTGGEFIVVEAGVLRVHARPDIVVPGTQHVDPARWSPLIYNFRHYFGLGDELGHSFRSETPRVWASAPSKGL
- a CDS encoding cyclopropane-fatty-acyl-phospholipid synthase family protein, with the translated sequence MSTGGAAGRIAGLVERLLGRPLPLGIRTWDGAHAGPADGPVLVIRSRRALRRLLWQPDEIGLARAWVAGEIDVEGDLDAALTSLDDTLRELGGRGRFTAADRAEVIRLAVVLGAVGPPLKPPPEEVVLAGDRHSRRRDRAAISHHYDVGNDFYELVLGPSMTYSCAYWADDATLEDAQRAKNELICQKLGLRAGMRLLDVGSGWGSLVQHAAEHHGVEAVGVTLSVPQAEYAKQRVADAGLSDAVEIRVQDWRDVADGPFDAIASVGMAEHLGAATWPEYATRLYSLLRPGGRLLNHQIVRSGRPRAGGLARPRRTFIDAYVFPDGELMPIGDVVGRLEAGGFEVRDVQALREHYALTLRAWVANLERGWHRAVELAGEGRSRVWRLYMAASAVSFDAARIGVDQVLAVRPHRDGRGDLPLVRPVGWSL
- a CDS encoding NAD(P)/FAD-dependent oxidoreductase — its product is MNGRVGRTGTPHILIVGGGYVGMYTAFGLQRALKRSQARITVIDPRSYMTYQPFLPEAAAGSLEPRHVVVPLRRVLKRCDVITGEVTSISHATKSVTVKPEIGDDYELGYDILVVALGSISRTLPIPGLAEAGIGFKQIEEAIALRNHVLDRLDVAASTTDPEVRKRALTFVFVGGGFAGVEALGELEDMARYALRYYPQLQPSDMRWVLVEAAGRILPEVGPEMGEYTVVELSKRDIEVRLETLLESCVDGHVVLSKGRPFDADTIVWTAGVKANPVLADTDLPLDEKGRVRCLPEMRIDGLHDAWAAGDNAAIPDLTAGEPNVWTAPNAQHAVRQAKLLAKNIVADLEGGVPKPYKHKYIGSVASLGLYKGVAHTYGIKVRGFAAWFMHRTYHMSKMPTFNRKARVVVDWTLALLFKREVVTLGRMRMPREDFRRAALPPTPRAGRPAPSKERRPEEKATTAGGRLPRG
- a CDS encoding glycine cleavage system protein R, with protein sequence MSLIAVTVIGHDRPGIIADATAGLAGLGLNLEDSTMTLLRGHFAMMLICSGDRSPEQVREALAPLAADGRLQVSAAAVPDEDAAGSRSLRPYVLTVHGGDRPGIVSAVTGVLAAAGGNITDLTTRLTGDLYVAVAEVDLPADADADAVAASLREAGAEPGVGVTLRPQETDVL
- a CDS encoding helix-turn-helix transcriptional regulator, which encodes MRDTAVAGAGGPGAAVAGSGAALAGLAGLLADRTRATICLALMDGRAWTASELARAAGVAASTATEHLNLLVSGGLLTEVRQGRHRYLRLADDAAELVELLAAAAPAEAAAGPGPGSGPPVRSLTAAHRRRALAAARTCYDHLAGALGVAVTDAMTARGLISWDRGLTLTDDGDRWLSTLASPWPPASRRPLVRSCLDWTERRPHLAGAAGAALCSHAVDAGWVVRSRRSRALRITDLGRAALRDQLGVALPSAGALTTTSSADVVGARP